The Rhizobium sp. BT03 genome has a window encoding:
- a CDS encoding TIGR00645 family protein codes for MKALELIIERIILSSRWILVAFYIGLVAALAVYAVSFGYKLLKIAAGVFALDEAEMILAMLSLIDAALVASLIVMVMISGYENFVSRFDEASEADNEVSFLGKLDSGSLKIKVASSIVAISSIHLLQVFLNADKYADGKIMWLTFMHLAFVASAVMLGFLEKLMSATAKNDLKDKG; via the coding sequence ATGAAAGCACTGGAACTCATCATCGAGCGCATCATCCTGTCGAGCCGCTGGATCCTCGTCGCCTTCTATATCGGCCTGGTCGCAGCGCTCGCCGTCTATGCCGTTTCCTTCGGCTACAAGCTTCTGAAGATCGCCGCCGGCGTCTTCGCCCTCGACGAGGCGGAGATGATCCTTGCCATGCTCAGCCTGATCGATGCGGCCCTCGTCGCAAGCCTGATCGTCATGGTGATGATCTCCGGTTATGAAAATTTCGTCAGCCGCTTCGATGAAGCCAGCGAAGCCGACAACGAAGTCTCCTTTCTCGGCAAGCTCGATTCGGGCAGCCTGAAGATCAAGGTCGCCTCCTCGATCGTCGCCATCTCCTCCATCCATCTGCTGCAGGTCTTCCTCAACGCCGACAAATATGCGGATGGCAAGATCATGTGGCTGACCTTCATGCACCTCGCCTTCGTCGCCTCCGCCGTCATGCTCGGCTTCCTGGAGAAGCTGATGAGCGCGACGGCGAAGAATGATTTGAAGGATAAGGGTTAG
- a CDS encoding formate--tetrahydrofolate ligase — protein sequence MPGIKSDIEIARAAAKKPIFEIGAKLGIPVEHLVPYGHDKAKVSAEFIAGQAGKKDGRLILVTAINPTPAGEGKTTTTVGLGDGLNRIGRKAIVCIREASLGPCFGVKGGAAGGGYAQVVPMEDINLHFTGDFHAITSAHNLLAAMIDNHIYWGNEENIDIRRITWRRVMDMNDRALRSMVSSLGGVANGFPRQGGFDITVASEVMAILCLAIDLKDLERRLGDIIIGYRFDRTPVHARDLKADGAMAVLLKDAMQPNLVQTLENNPAFVHGGPFANIAHGCNSVTATKTALKLGDYVVTEAGFGADLGAEKFFDIKCRKAGLKPDAAVIVATVRALKMNGGVKKEDLGTEDVAALKKGCANLGRHVANVRRFGVPVVVAINHFVSDTDAEIAAVKEFVSRLGAEAILCRHWALGSAGIEELAHKVVELAESGQAKFQPLYGDDISLFEKIEIVASKIYHAGEVTADKAVRDQLQTWEEQGYGKLPVCMAKTQYSFSIDPNLRGAPEGHIVTVREVRLSAGAGFVVAITGEIMTMPGLPKSPSAERIFLNDQGYIEGLF from the coding sequence ATGCCAGGGATCAAATCCGATATCGAAATCGCGCGTGCTGCCGCCAAAAAGCCGATCTTCGAAATCGGGGCGAAGCTCGGCATTCCGGTCGAGCATCTCGTCCCCTACGGTCACGACAAGGCAAAGGTCAGCGCCGAGTTCATCGCCGGGCAAGCGGGCAAGAAGGACGGCAGGCTGATTCTCGTCACCGCGATCAACCCGACGCCGGCGGGCGAGGGCAAGACGACGACCACCGTCGGGCTCGGCGACGGGCTGAACCGGATCGGTAGGAAAGCCATCGTCTGCATCCGCGAGGCCTCGCTTGGCCCCTGCTTCGGCGTCAAGGGCGGAGCGGCCGGCGGCGGTTATGCGCAGGTCGTGCCGATGGAAGACATCAACCTGCATTTCACCGGCGATTTTCATGCGATCACCTCGGCGCACAATCTCTTGGCGGCGATGATCGACAATCACATTTACTGGGGCAACGAAGAGAATATCGATATCCGCCGCATCACCTGGCGGCGGGTCATGGATATGAACGACCGGGCGCTCAGAAGCATGGTCTCCTCGCTCGGCGGCGTTGCCAACGGCTTCCCGCGCCAGGGCGGGTTCGACATCACCGTCGCCTCCGAAGTGATGGCGATCCTCTGCCTTGCCATCGATCTCAAGGATCTGGAACGGCGGCTCGGCGATATCATCATCGGCTATCGCTTCGACAGGACGCCGGTGCATGCGCGCGACCTGAAAGCCGACGGCGCCATGGCGGTGCTCCTGAAAGATGCGATGCAGCCGAACCTCGTGCAGACGCTGGAGAATAATCCGGCCTTCGTGCATGGCGGGCCCTTCGCCAACATCGCCCATGGCTGCAATTCGGTGACGGCGACGAAGACGGCGCTGAAGCTCGGCGACTATGTGGTGACGGAAGCGGGTTTCGGGGCCGATCTCGGCGCCGAGAAGTTTTTCGACATCAAGTGCCGCAAGGCAGGGCTGAAGCCGGATGCGGCGGTCATCGTCGCGACCGTCCGGGCGCTGAAGATGAATGGCGGGGTGAAGAAGGAAGATCTCGGCACGGAGGATGTCGCGGCGCTGAAGAAGGGCTGCGCCAATCTTGGCCGGCATGTCGCCAATGTGCGCCGCTTCGGCGTGCCGGTCGTCGTGGCGATCAACCATTTCGTCTCCGATACCGACGCCGAGATCGCGGCGGTGAAGGAATTTGTGTCGCGGCTCGGCGCCGAGGCGATCCTTTGCCGCCACTGGGCGCTGGGCTCGGCCGGCATCGAGGAACTGGCGCACAAGGTGGTGGAACTGGCCGAATCGGGCCAGGCGAAATTCCAGCCGCTCTACGGCGACGACATTTCGCTGTTCGAGAAGATCGAGATCGTCGCCTCGAAGATCTACCATGCCGGCGAGGTGACGGCCGACAAGGCGGTGCGCGACCAGTTGCAGACATGGGAGGAGCAGGGCTACGGCAAGCTGCCGGTCTGTATGGCGAAGACGCAATATTCCTTCTCCATCGATCCGAACCTGCGCGGCGCGCCGGAAGGCCACATCGTCACCGTGCGCGAGGTGCGGCTTTCGGCGGGCGCCGGCTTCGTCGTCGCCATCACCGGCGAGATCATGACGATGCCCGGCTTGCCGAAATCGCCGTCGGCGGAGCGGATTTTCCTGAACGATCAGGGTTATATCGAGGGCTTGTTCTGA
- a CDS encoding extensin family protein gives MTETDALRKLSILAILLAAATFLAGARLPPHGPLPQPRPDSVDTTSPAPLPDKVEPPAPDDVPAPQPKPDAKQPETPAPDQPPAPQTEPGKPEPAKPEQPKPAPAEPMQGPPLPPGKGPQTPEEDNKPPAEQTLEEQHLTIEPESDAEHAECSAALKALGVVFKDAPRIDDGNGCGIDKPIIVSEALPGITLKPEATIRCPAALALARWMKESVIPAASAALPEQGRLMTVNQATSYMCRLRNGAGTGKISEHARGNAIDIASFHFEKGEDVAVRSRREDPTLTGAFQRTVSAAGCLYFTTVLDPESDAAHETHFHLDVIERKGSYRYCH, from the coding sequence ATGACGGAAACGGATGCGTTGAGAAAACTTTCGATACTGGCGATCCTTCTCGCCGCAGCCACCTTTCTTGCCGGTGCCCGCCTGCCCCCGCACGGCCCCTTACCCCAACCTCGACCGGATAGCGTCGATACGACGAGCCCTGCCCCGCTGCCTGACAAGGTTGAACCGCCGGCACCGGATGATGTGCCCGCACCTCAGCCAAAGCCTGATGCGAAGCAGCCGGAGACACCGGCGCCAGACCAGCCGCCGGCGCCGCAAACCGAACCAGGAAAGCCCGAACCGGCAAAACCCGAACAGCCAAAGCCCGCGCCGGCAGAACCGATGCAGGGCCCGCCGCTGCCGCCGGGCAAAGGCCCGCAGACGCCGGAGGAGGACAACAAGCCACCCGCCGAGCAGACGCTCGAAGAGCAGCATCTGACGATCGAACCCGAAAGCGATGCCGAGCACGCGGAATGCAGCGCTGCGCTCAAGGCCTTGGGCGTCGTCTTCAAGGACGCGCCGCGCATCGACGACGGCAACGGCTGCGGCATCGACAAGCCGATCATCGTTTCCGAAGCCCTGCCCGGCATCACGCTGAAGCCGGAGGCGACGATCCGCTGCCCGGCCGCTCTCGCCCTTGCCCGCTGGATGAAGGAGAGCGTCATTCCGGCAGCCTCCGCCGCCCTGCCGGAGCAGGGCCGCCTCATGACGGTCAATCAGGCAACGTCCTATATGTGCCGTCTGCGCAACGGCGCCGGAACGGGCAAGATCTCCGAACATGCCCGCGGCAATGCCATCGATATTGCAAGCTTCCATTTCGAAAAAGGCGAAGATGTCGCGGTCCGCTCCCGCCGCGAGGACCCGACGCTGACCGGCGCCTTCCAGCGCACCGTCAGCGCCGCCGGCTGCCTCTATTTCACCACCGTCCTCGACCCCGAAAGCGATGCCGCCCACGAAACCCATTTCCACCTCGACGTGATCGAGAGAAAGGGCAGCTATCGCTACTGCCACTGA
- a CDS encoding TonB-dependent hemoglobin/transferrin/lactoferrin family receptor, with the protein MIVRYWRSVLLVCTAAAVVLPVSQSFAQSAAATTPQATTDDSTVLQKIVVKGKRVAPGSVADTPLATEITQKQLEEKQVTNFDDIGRSVDAGVNYSRGDAGFNLRGLSGARILTTIDGIPIPYISNSSRQGAFAPANANGGGDTFDFDSLSSLDIVRGADSSKGGSGMLGGAIVLNTLEPEDLIPEGRDWGAIVKSTYDSEDRSLSGSAAAAKKIGGTSILFQGGYRKGHERDNMGDNDSYGALRTEANPADFDQNNLLFKLRQELEGGHRIGLTAERFRRDLKTDLRQLQGGTSPRNFMIDNYDGRELRDRDRVSLDYDYEAQSSDAFFSSARATLYWLDLKKEAGSKGRTTANVAYGRNNEIENETWGFSGTATKDFEYSGLNHSMRVGLDVGVSSWSQYSWALCPTSTTCPALNNQAEVPDVDSQNLGLVVEDKIEIGNTGFTLTPGFRFDWFNYNPSTGGDFANNTGLTRFGDLRNRTEAALSPKILATYDLTPDVELYMQLAVGFRAPTVDELYSRFYNPTSRYAQLGNPDLEPEIGRGIEVGANFDTGDFTGRVAAFHTRYQNFIETVTSVDSTGFTEFNYTNVAAATISGIEVSAAKTFSNGINLHTSLAYAYGRNEETTQRLRSVAPFKAIVGGGWSNETFGFDLSSTLSAGMLTDHLDTPITNTADTTFDAPGYAIVDLTGWWTPEQLPGLRVQAGVYNIFDQEHYNALAVRDVNLSSATASQPREWYSEPGRTFKVSLTKTF; encoded by the coding sequence ATGATCGTCCGGTATTGGCGCTCGGTTCTATTGGTCTGCACGGCAGCCGCAGTTGTTCTTCCTGTTTCGCAGTCTTTCGCGCAAAGCGCTGCGGCAACCACGCCGCAAGCGACGACGGATGACAGCACCGTCCTGCAGAAGATCGTCGTCAAGGGCAAGCGCGTGGCGCCGGGCAGCGTCGCCGATACGCCGCTGGCGACGGAGATCACCCAGAAGCAACTGGAAGAGAAGCAGGTCACCAATTTCGACGATATCGGCCGCAGCGTCGATGCGGGCGTGAACTATTCGCGGGGCGACGCAGGCTTCAACCTGCGCGGCCTTTCCGGTGCTCGCATCCTGACCACCATCGACGGCATTCCGATCCCTTATATTTCGAACAGCTCGCGCCAGGGTGCTTTTGCGCCTGCCAACGCCAATGGCGGCGGCGACACCTTCGATTTCGACTCATTGTCCTCGCTCGATATCGTGCGCGGCGCGGATTCGAGCAAGGGCGGTTCGGGCATGCTCGGCGGCGCCATTGTTCTCAATACCTTGGAGCCTGAGGATCTCATTCCTGAAGGCCGCGATTGGGGCGCGATCGTCAAGTCAACCTATGACAGCGAAGACAGGAGCCTTTCCGGCTCAGCCGCCGCTGCCAAGAAGATCGGCGGTACCTCGATCCTGTTCCAGGGCGGCTACCGCAAAGGCCATGAACGCGACAATATGGGCGACAACGACAGCTACGGTGCTCTTCGCACCGAGGCGAATCCGGCTGACTTCGATCAGAACAACCTGCTCTTCAAACTGCGCCAGGAGTTGGAAGGCGGCCATCGCATCGGCTTGACAGCGGAACGGTTCCGCCGGGATCTAAAAACCGACCTGCGCCAACTTCAGGGGGGCACCAGCCCTCGTAACTTCATGATCGACAATTATGACGGTCGCGAACTGCGCGACCGCGATCGCGTGTCGCTCGATTACGATTATGAAGCGCAGTCCTCCGACGCCTTCTTCAGCAGTGCGCGCGCCACGCTTTATTGGCTGGATTTGAAGAAAGAAGCGGGCAGCAAGGGCCGCACGACCGCCAACGTGGCCTATGGCCGTAACAACGAGATCGAAAACGAAACCTGGGGCTTCAGCGGCACCGCGACGAAGGATTTCGAATATTCCGGTCTCAACCACTCCATGCGCGTCGGTCTCGATGTCGGCGTCTCCAGCTGGAGCCAATATAGCTGGGCTCTTTGCCCCACATCGACAACATGCCCGGCATTGAACAACCAGGCGGAAGTGCCCGATGTCGACAGCCAAAACCTTGGTCTTGTTGTCGAAGACAAGATCGAAATCGGCAATACCGGCTTCACGCTGACACCCGGTTTCCGCTTCGACTGGTTCAACTACAATCCCTCGACCGGCGGCGATTTTGCCAATAATACCGGCCTTACTCGTTTCGGCGATCTTCGCAACCGGACGGAAGCCGCCCTGTCGCCGAAGATCCTTGCAACATACGACCTGACGCCTGATGTAGAGCTCTACATGCAATTGGCGGTCGGCTTCCGCGCGCCAACCGTCGATGAACTCTACAGCCGCTTCTACAACCCCACCAGCCGCTACGCCCAGCTCGGCAATCCTGATCTGGAACCGGAAATCGGTCGCGGCATCGAAGTCGGCGCCAATTTCGACACGGGCGATTTTACCGGCAGGGTCGCGGCTTTCCATACCCGTTATCAGAACTTCATCGAGACGGTGACGAGCGTCGACTCGACCGGCTTTACTGAGTTCAATTACACGAACGTGGCTGCAGCCACGATCTCCGGCATTGAAGTCAGTGCAGCAAAGACCTTCAGCAACGGTATCAATCTGCATACTTCGCTTGCCTATGCCTATGGCAGGAACGAAGAGACCACCCAGCGCCTGCGCTCGGTGGCGCCGTTCAAGGCGATCGTCGGCGGTGGCTGGAGCAATGAGACCTTCGGCTTCGATCTTTCCTCGACGCTTTCAGCCGGTATGCTGACCGACCACCTCGATACACCAATCACCAACACCGCCGACACGACCTTCGATGCGCCCGGCTATGCCATCGTCGACCTGACCGGTTGGTGGACGCCGGAACAGCTGCCGGGGCTGCGCGTTCAAGCGGGTGTCTACAACATCTTCGACCAGGAGCACTACAACGCGCTCGCCGTGCGCGACGTCAATCTCAGCTCGGCGACGGCGTCGCAGCCGCGGGAGTGGTATTCAGAGCCTGGCCGTACCTTCAAGGTCTCGCTCACCAAGACCTTCTGA
- a CDS encoding anthranilate synthase, protein MVTILRDDGAEIYETKGGISVTRQRRAIPYGDAVSSYIDKLDERRGAVFSSNYEYPGRYTRWDTAVVDPPLGISSFGRNVWIEAYNERGEVLLGFVTERLKTVPDLVLGASSARRLDLSVKAPDRVFTEEERSKMPTVFTVLRAVTDLFYSQADASLGLYGAFGYDIAFQFDAIELKLTRPSDQRDMVLYLPDEILVVDNYAAKAWIDRYDFEKGGVTTDGKAQDIAPEPFKHTDAIPPKSDHRPGEYAELVVKAKESFRKGDLFEVVPGQKFMERCESKPSDISKRLKAINPSPYSFFINLGHQEYLVGASPEMFVRVSGRRIETCPISGTIKRGDDPIADSEQILKLLNSKKDESELTMCSDVDRNDKSRVCEPGSVKVIGRRQIEMYSRLIHTVDHIEGRLRDDMDAFDGFLSHAWAVTVTGAPKLWAMRFIESREKSPRAWYGGAIGMVGFNGDMNTGLTLRTVRIKDGIAEVRAGATLLNDSDPHEEEAETELKASAMLSAIRDAKTGNSGKTQRDVASVGKGVSILLVDHEDSFVHTLANYFRQTGATVSTVRTPVPEEIFDRLNPDLVVLSPGPGTPKDFDCKATIKKARARNLPIFGVCLGLQALAEAYGGELRHLALPMHGKPSRIRVLEPGIVFSGLSREVTVGRYHSIFADPSTLPREFIITAESEDGTIMGIEHAKEPIAAVQFHPESIMTLGGDAGMRMIENVVAHLARKAKTKAA, encoded by the coding sequence ATGGTAACGATCCTGCGGGATGATGGTGCGGAAATCTACGAGACCAAGGGCGGCATATCAGTCACGCGGCAGCGGCGGGCGATCCCCTACGGCGACGCGGTCTCTTCTTATATCGACAAGCTCGACGAGCGCCGCGGCGCGGTGTTCTCGTCGAACTACGAATATCCTGGACGTTATACACGCTGGGATACCGCCGTCGTCGATCCGCCGCTCGGCATCTCCTCCTTCGGGCGCAACGTCTGGATCGAAGCCTATAACGAACGTGGCGAGGTGCTGCTCGGCTTCGTGACCGAGCGGTTGAAAACGGTGCCCGACCTCGTGCTCGGGGCTTCCTCGGCGCGCCGTCTCGACCTGTCGGTCAAGGCACCGGACCGGGTGTTCACCGAGGAAGAGCGTTCGAAGATGCCGACGGTCTTCACCGTGCTGCGCGCCGTCACCGATCTGTTCTATTCGCAGGCGGATGCGAGCCTCGGGCTTTACGGCGCCTTCGGCTACGACATCGCCTTCCAGTTCGACGCGATCGAGCTGAAGCTGACGCGGCCCTCCGACCAGCGCGACATGGTGCTTTACCTGCCCGACGAGATTCTCGTCGTCGACAACTACGCCGCCAAGGCCTGGATCGACCGTTACGATTTCGAAAAGGGCGGCGTCACGACGGACGGCAAGGCTCAAGATATCGCGCCGGAGCCTTTCAAGCACACGGATGCCATTCCCCCGAAGAGCGATCACCGGCCGGGCGAATATGCCGAGCTCGTCGTCAAGGCGAAGGAAAGTTTCCGCAAGGGCGACCTCTTCGAAGTCGTGCCCGGGCAGAAATTCATGGAGCGCTGCGAAAGCAAGCCTTCCGACATTTCCAAGCGGCTGAAGGCGATCAATCCGTCGCCCTATTCCTTTTTCATCAATCTCGGCCATCAGGAATATCTGGTCGGCGCCTCGCCCGAGATGTTCGTGCGCGTTTCCGGCCGGCGGATCGAGACCTGCCCGATCTCGGGCACGATCAAGCGCGGTGACGACCCGATCGCCGACAGCGAGCAGATATTGAAGCTCTTGAATTCGAAGAAGGACGAGTCGGAGCTGACCATGTGCTCCGATGTCGACCGCAACGACAAGAGCCGCGTCTGCGAGCCTGGCTCGGTCAAGGTGATCGGCCGCCGGCAGATCGAGATGTATTCGCGCCTCATCCACACGGTCGATCATATCGAGGGGCGACTGCGCGACGACATGGACGCCTTCGATGGTTTCCTCAGCCACGCCTGGGCCGTCACCGTCACCGGCGCCCCGAAGCTCTGGGCGATGCGCTTCATCGAGAGCCGTGAAAAAAGCCCGCGCGCATGGTATGGTGGGGCGATCGGCATGGTCGGCTTCAACGGCGACATGAACACCGGCCTGACGCTGCGCACCGTGCGCATCAAGGACGGTATCGCCGAGGTGCGCGCCGGTGCGACGCTGCTCAACGATTCCGATCCGCACGAAGAAGAAGCCGAAACAGAACTGAAGGCCTCTGCCATGCTTTCCGCCATCCGCGACGCCAAGACCGGCAATTCCGGCAAGACCCAGCGCGATGTCGCAAGCGTCGGCAAGGGCGTCAGCATCCTGCTCGTCGACCATGAGGACAGCTTCGTCCACACGCTTGCCAATTATTTCCGCCAGACGGGGGCGACCGTTTCGACGGTGCGCACGCCGGTGCCGGAGGAAATCTTCGACCGGCTGAACCCGGATCTCGTCGTGCTGTCGCCGGGACCCGGAACGCCCAAGGATTTCGATTGCAAGGCGACGATCAAGAAGGCCCGGGCGCGGAACCTGCCGATCTTCGGCGTCTGCCTCGGCCTGCAGGCGCTCGCCGAAGCCTATGGCGGGGAGTTGCGCCATCTGGCGCTGCCGATGCACGGCAAGCCCTCGCGCATCCGCGTGCTGGAGCCGGGCATCGTCTTCTCCGGCCTTTCCAGGGAAGTGACGGTCGGCCGCTATCACTCGATCTTCGCCGATCCCTCGACGCTGCCGCGCGAGTTCATCATCACGGCGGAAAGCGAGGACGGCACGATCATGGGCATCGAGCACGCCAAGGAGCCGATCGCCGCGGTGCAGTTCCACCCGGAATCGATCATGACGCTCGGCGGCGATGCCGGCATGCGGATGATCGAAAATGTCGTGGCGCATCTGGCCCGCAAGGCGAAGACGAAGGCTGCCTGA
- a CDS encoding DUF2161 domain-containing phosphodiesterase produces METSLYLPVKAFLEAAGYVVKGEVGKCDLVGLSDGEPPVVVVCELKLSFNLELLLQAVDRAAMSDEVWIAARVSAKGRGREADRRYRDLCRRLGIGMLGVSDGGEVSIIVSSVSPMPRTNPKRRTRLVKEHQRRRGDPAVGGGSRAPIMTAYRQQALLCAAALDKGVARPREMKALTPNAGRILLDNVYGWFERKEKGVYALTPEGQAALLRWPQPVLSDPAH; encoded by the coding sequence ATGGAGACGTCGCTTTACCTGCCCGTCAAAGCCTTCCTGGAGGCGGCCGGTTATGTCGTGAAGGGTGAGGTCGGAAAATGCGATCTCGTCGGCTTGAGCGATGGCGAGCCGCCGGTCGTGGTGGTCTGCGAACTGAAACTCTCCTTCAACCTTGAGCTCCTTCTCCAGGCGGTCGACCGGGCGGCCATGAGCGATGAAGTCTGGATCGCGGCGCGCGTTTCGGCCAAGGGACGCGGGCGGGAGGCCGACAGGCGCTACCGCGACCTCTGCCGGCGGCTGGGCATCGGCATGCTCGGCGTTTCCGACGGCGGCGAGGTCAGCATCATCGTCAGTTCCGTCTCGCCGATGCCGCGCACCAATCCGAAGCGGCGCACGCGCCTTGTCAAGGAGCACCAGCGCCGTCGCGGCGATCCCGCCGTCGGCGGCGGCTCACGTGCGCCGATCATGACCGCCTATCGCCAACAGGCGCTGCTCTGCGCAGCGGCGCTCGATAAGGGCGTGGCGCGGCCGCGGGAGATGAAGGCGCTTACGCCCAATGCAGGCCGGATCCTGCTCGACAATGTCTACGGATGGTTCGAGCGCAAGGAGAAGGGCGTCTACGCGCTGACGCCGGAAGGGCAGGCCGCTCTTCTGCGCTGGCCGCAGCCTGTCCTCTCAGACCCGGCTCACTGA
- the emfA gene encoding CDF family cation efflux transporter EmfA, translating to MSDNGDLTVRTLAMWGIPLSLGVMGLKMVAWWVTGSVALLSDGLESTVNVVAAFIAFFVIRYAQKPADHDHPFGHHKAEYLSAVTEGVLIVVAALLIVNEAVGYLAEPRMLDAPALGLAINVAAGVINAVWARLLIRTGRKHRSAALAADGQHIMSDVVTSAGVLVGLLLALATGYAIFDPVLAILVAVNILYQGWKVISQSIGGLMDQAVDPLDEEAIKQAIATHAAGSIGVHDLKTRRAGAVTFIDFHMVVPGTMSVRQAHDICDRLEDAISAVHEGAKIAIHVEPEGEKAHGIRVKVVKEA from the coding sequence ATGAGTGACAACGGCGATCTTACGGTTCGGACGCTGGCAATGTGGGGGATTCCGCTGTCGCTCGGCGTCATGGGCCTGAAGATGGTGGCCTGGTGGGTCACCGGATCGGTGGCGCTGCTGTCGGACGGGCTCGAATCAACGGTCAACGTCGTTGCCGCCTTCATCGCCTTTTTCGTCATTCGCTATGCGCAGAAGCCGGCCGATCACGACCATCCTTTCGGCCATCACAAGGCGGAATATCTGTCCGCGGTCACCGAAGGCGTGCTGATCGTCGTCGCCGCACTCCTGATCGTCAACGAGGCTGTCGGTTACCTCGCCGAGCCGCGCATGCTCGATGCGCCGGCGCTCGGCCTTGCGATCAATGTCGCAGCCGGCGTCATCAATGCGGTCTGGGCGCGGCTGTTGATCCGGACCGGGCGCAAACACCGCTCGGCCGCACTTGCCGCTGACGGGCAGCATATCATGTCCGATGTGGTGACCTCCGCCGGTGTGCTCGTCGGCCTGCTGCTGGCGCTGGCGACGGGCTATGCGATTTTCGATCCCGTGCTTGCCATCTTGGTTGCCGTCAACATCCTCTATCAGGGCTGGAAAGTGATCTCGCAATCGATCGGCGGGCTGATGGACCAGGCCGTCGATCCGCTGGATGAGGAGGCGATCAAGCAGGCAATCGCCACCCATGCAGCGGGCTCGATCGGTGTGCACGACCTGAAGACCAGGCGGGCGGGCGCTGTCACTTTCATCGATTTTCATATGGTGGTGCCCGGCACTATGTCCGTGCGTCAGGCGCATGATATATGCGACCGCCTTGAGGATGCCATCAGTGCGGTGCACGAGGGCGCCAAAATAGCCATTCACGTGGAGCCGGAGGGCGAAAAGGCCCATGGCATCCGCGTCAAAGTCGTCAAGGAGGCATGA
- the queF gene encoding preQ(1) synthase codes for MPNTDTSSLSMLGQQTETAQSPEAAVLEKVPSNHAGTDYVVRFTAPEFTSLCPMTGQPDFAHIVIDYIPGEWLVESKSLKLFLHSFRNHGAFHEDCSIYIAKRIVELLDPKWLRIGAYWYPRGGIPIDVFWQTGKPPEGVWLPEQGVATYRGRG; via the coding sequence ATGCCGAATACCGATACCTCCAGCCTATCGATGCTGGGCCAGCAAACCGAAACCGCGCAATCGCCGGAGGCGGCGGTGCTTGAAAAAGTGCCGTCCAACCATGCCGGCACCGATTATGTCGTGCGCTTCACCGCGCCGGAGTTCACCTCGCTCTGCCCGATGACCGGGCAGCCGGATTTCGCCCATATCGTCATCGATTACATTCCGGGCGAATGGCTGGTGGAATCGAAGTCGCTGAAGCTCTTCCTGCATTCTTTCCGCAACCATGGCGCTTTCCACGAGGATTGCTCGATCTACATCGCCAAGCGCATCGTCGAGCTGCTCGATCCCAAGTGGCTCAGGATCGGCGCCTACTGGTATCCGCGCGGCGGCATCCCGATCGACGTGTTCTGGCAGACGGGCAAGCCGCCGGAAGGCGTGTGGCTGCCGGAGCAGGGCGTCGCCACCTATCGCGGGCGTGGGTGA
- a CDS encoding DUF2076 domain-containing protein — protein sequence MSPEERQLLTALFDRVRTAAAQPRDRDAETLIDQATREQPSATYYLAQAVIVQEKGLEAAANHIKELEEHVRQLEAGASEHRQAEQGGGFLSSIFGNTQTQQPAPVPSNPGPWGQSRAYDDSRGYDRDGRQPQQQPTGPWSQQASAPSAGGSFLRGALGTAAGVAGGMLLANSLSGIFGNHMSSLGWGSPFGANPFGNASAPTEETVINNYYGNDDTRQASDNAADDNGDANVQQADYDDGDDYSDDSSDVTDV from the coding sequence ATGTCACCCGAAGAACGCCAATTGCTGACCGCCCTCTTCGACCGCGTGCGCACCGCAGCGGCCCAGCCGCGCGACCGCGACGCCGAGACCCTGATCGATCAGGCGACGCGCGAACAGCCCTCCGCCACCTATTACCTCGCCCAGGCCGTCATCGTTCAGGAAAAGGGGCTGGAGGCGGCCGCCAACCATATCAAGGAACTCGAGGAGCATGTCCGTCAGCTGGAAGCCGGCGCGAGCGAACACCGGCAAGCCGAACAAGGCGGCGGCTTCCTGAGCTCGATCTTCGGCAACACCCAGACGCAGCAGCCTGCACCCGTTCCCTCCAATCCCGGTCCCTGGGGCCAGTCCCGCGCCTATGACGATTCGCGCGGTTACGACCGCGATGGCCGCCAGCCGCAGCAGCAGCCGACAGGCCCCTGGAGCCAGCAGGCCTCTGCGCCATCGGCCGGCGGCAGCTTCCTGCGCGGCGCGCTCGGCACGGCAGCCGGCGTTGCCGGCGGCATGCTGCTTGCCAATTCGCTGAGCGGCATCTTCGGCAATCACATGTCCTCGCTCGGCTGGGGCTCGCCCTTCGGCGCCAACCCCTTCGGTAATGCAAGCGCGCCCACCGAGGAAACCGTCATCAACAACTATTACGGCAATGACGACACCCGCCAGGCGTCGGACAACGCTGCCGATGACAACGGCGATGCCAATGTGCAGCAGGCCGATTACGACGACGGCGATGATTACAGCGATGACTCGTCCGACGTTACCGATGTTTGA